GGAAAGATAGGCGCCGAAGCCGCGGCTTTCGGAGGCGGTGCCGGTTTTCACACGGGCGGTGTCCTGGTCGAGGTCGGAGGTGGCGAAATCGACAAAGAAGCCGTGGGTGGCGGTGCCGGCAGCGGTGGAATATGTCCACTCGGCGCCGGCGGCGGCGCCGGTGGCGGTGTGGTGGGCGCCTTCGTAGAGGGCCCGGGCGGCGGTGAGTTTGTCGGCGGCGTGGAATCCGTTCAGCCAGAGTGAGAATCCACGGGCGCCGGCGATGGCCCCGGCACGGGAGGACTGGAGGCGGGCGCCGAGGGCGTCGAGGGCGGCGCGCCCGACAAGGAGCGAGGCGGCGTCCACGCCGAGGAGGGCGGGCACCTCGGGGGCGACGTAGGTTTCCCAGCCGATGCCGGTGGCAGGGTCGTAGCGAAGCCAGGCGGCGGTGCCGTCGTCGAGGCTGACGGGATTGGAGGTGATGGCGACGTCGGCGGCGAAGGCGCCGGCGGCGACGGGGACGAGGGTGGCGAAGTCGGTGTTGGCGGCGAGGAGGCTGGTTTGGTGGAAGTTGACGTCGAGCGCGCCGGCGAGGGTGCCGGTGATGACGAGGCGGTCGGCGACGCCGGTGCCGGGCACGGCGTAGTTGCGCCCGATGGTGAGCTCGACGGCGCTGCCGGCGCCGGCGGTGTAGTCGCCGGCAATGGTGAGCGCGCCGTAGGTGTCGGCGCCGGCGGCGCGGCCGATTTTAAGCGTGCCGTGGTTCGTGAAGGCGAGGGCGGCGAGACGGGGCTGCACGGTGATGCCGGCGCCGGTGGCGGAGAGGGTGGCGCCTTGGGCGACGACGAAAGTGTCGGCGCGGACGGGCGCGCCTTCGGCCAGGATGGCGCCGCCTTGCGCGAGGGTGAACGCGCCGGCGGTGATGGCGGCGTCCGCGAAGGTGACGACGCCGGCGCCGGTCTTCCTGACTTCGCCCGCGCCCGTGATCGTGCCGGTGAAGAGGCCCGCGCTTGCCTGGGCGAGGACCACGCCGGTGTCATTGGCGATGCGGCTGGTGAGGCTCGTCGTGTCGCCCTGCAAGGTGCCGGCGGAGACGCGAATCTCCGCGATGGTTTTCCCGCCCCCGGCGAGCACGAGCGTGCCCGCGCCATTTTTTTGGAGCGCGCCCGGGCCGGCAAGCGTGCCGGAGAGCGTCATGTCATACGCGCCCGTGTCGATGATCCCGACGGTGTCCGCCTCGACGACAAAGGTGCCGGCAAGGGCGGTGGCGGCATTGACGGCGGACTTGAGGACGCCGCCGCCGCCTTGCCTGAAGGTGATGGGCGCGCCCTCGGTGCCGAGTTGCGCGGCGTTGTTGAAGACGAGGACGCCGCCGTGGATGTCGATGCCGCCAGCGAAGACGTTTGCGCCGGTGTTTTCAAACGAGAGCGTGCCGGAGCCGGCCATGACGAGCCGGCCGGCGGCGTTGGCCACCGCGGAACTGCCGCCGATTTTCACCTCGAAGGAGGAGCGGGCGGCGATGCCGCCGCTGCCGGTGAAGGCGTAGTTTTCCGCGCCTCGTATCCACATATCAGATACGTTTACGCCGCCGCCCTGGATTTCGACGGAACGGGCGGCGGGAGTGTCGGCGGTGCCGCTGAAGACGACGCGGTCGCCGCCTGCGTAGAGGCTGACGGAGTCGAAATCGGTCCAGCTTTGCGCGCTGATGTCCCAGCGCGCGCCGGAGGCGCCGGTCCAGGTGAGGACGCGGGAGTAGTCGGCGCCGGCGTAGAGGATGAGGCTGCCGTTGGTGGCCGAGAGAACGGCGGTCTGGCGCCCGCCGAGGTCGGAGCTGCCGTTGAGGGTGACGGCGAGGTGGGGCAGGAAGTCGCCGATCGAGCCGAGGTTGAAGGTGCCGCTCTGGAGGGATTTCAGGTTGATGGTGTGGCCTGCGCCGGCGAAGGTGCCGCTGAAGTTGACGCGGTCGCTGAGGTCGTAGCCGTCGCCGGCGTCGCCGTCATACAAATACAGGTTTATGACGGCGCTGTCGTCGAGGGTGACGGAATCGGCGAGGGTGAGGTCTTGGGCGGCGGTGCCGTCGCCGGGCGTGATGTTGGTGACGCCGAGCGAAGGCGCGCCGGTGGTGATGGTGCCGGAGCCGGCGAGGACGAAGCCGGCGGCGAAGTTGCGGACGTCGGCCTCGATGCGGAGGTTGCCGCCGGCGGCCTTGAGGAGGGCGCCGGTTTCGAGGGTGAGCGTGCCGGTGCGGATGGTGCCGGCGCCGGCGAGCGCCGCGCCGTTTTTGACGAGGACGGAGCCTTGCGTGGTGGAGGAGCCGAAGACGGCATCGTTGGAGAGCTGGAACGATCCCTCGTAAACGGAAACGTTGGCGTTGGGCACGGCGGATTCGTGGGTGTCGAAGATGACGGCGCCGGCGCCGGTCTTATAGACATTGAGGATGGCCCCGGCCCCGGCGCCGATGGGGTCGTGGAAGCGGATGGCGCGGTTTTCGGCGGCTTCGAGGTTGAGGGTGGAAGTGGTGCTGGCGGCGAAATAGACGGCCTGGGCATTGCCGGTGCTGGTGACGGTGAGGGCGGCCCAGGCGGTGCCGCCGGTGGCGAGGACGGCGTCGCGGTTTATGACGGCCTGCCTGCGGTTGCCCTCGAAGAGGATGTCACCGCCGGTGGCGGCGAGGGAAAAGGCGCTGTTTTGGGCGAACTGGATGGCACCGCCGCCGGTGCCTTGGGTGATGTTGTCGAGGAAGGCGATGCCGCCGGTGGCGGCGGTGATGGTGACGGCACCGCCGGCTTTGTTGTGATAAATGGCGGCGCCGGCGGAGGTGGCAATGTTGCCGGTGAAGGTGCCGGTGGCGTTGATGCGGATGTCGCCGGTGCCGTAGATGGCAGCCCCCCAGCCGGAGCCGCCGCCGCCGCCGCCAATCATGTTGGAGTCGAAGAGGAACGGAGTATTTATTTCGAGGAGGCCGGTGGCGCGGATGGCGCCGCCGGTGGAGTTGGTGTCGTGGTGGTTGGTGTTGAGGTTGCTGGTGGCGATGAACGTGCCGGAGAGGATCTTGATGGTGCCGGAGGCGATGGCGCCGCCGTTGGCGGAGGCGACGTTTTTCTCAAAACGGTAGGTGGCGCCGGGGCCGCCGTCGAAGATGACGGAAGCCTGGTCAGGGGTGTAGATGGCGCCGCCGTGGGTGGAGGTGCCGGAGATGTTTTCGGAAAAGAGGGTGTTGCCCTTGAAGAGGAGGGTGCCGGCGGTGCCGGCAGCGGCGTCGAGGTAAATGGCGCCGCCGGACCTTAGGCGACCACGGTTGCCGGCGAAGGTGGCATCGGACTCGAAGGTGAGCGAGTGGCCGGCGTTGAGGAAGATGGCGCCGCCACCGCCGCCGGCGGTGTTGCTGAGGAAGAAAACCGGTTTTTCAAAGATGATTTTCGAGGTGACGGCGCCGGCGGTGCTGCCGAGGCCGGCGCCATTGCCATTGGCGGCGGTGGCGGCGGCCCATGTGCCGGAAACGGGGTAGAGGCCGGCGGTGTTGGCGCTGAAGATGACGGTGCCGCCAAAGGTGAGGGAAGCGCCGTCGGTGCCGACACCGGAGCCGTTGGAGGCGCGGATGGTGTTGGCGTGAAAAACGGCGTCGCCGTTGATGCGCAGGAAGGTGGTGGCGTTGCCGGCGACGTAAGCGCCGCCGCCCCTCGTGGTGGAGTTGCCGCCGGTGACGATGAGGTGGTCGAGCGTGAGGATGCGATTGTTCGAGGCCGCGACGGCGGTGAGGCGGAGGGGGCGGATGTTGGTGGTGTCGCTGGACCAGCCGGCGTTATCAATTACGGCCCACGAGTCGGCGACTTTGTCCTCCTGCTCGAAAGTCACGTCGTTAACCGCGAAGTTGAACGACAAAGGAGTGACGGCCCACTCGTTCACGGTGAGGCTGGTCGGCGCGCCGCCGATGCCGGCGCCGGGGAGGGCAATCAGGCCGGCGCTGCCGGAGATGCGCACGGTGTCGCCGGCGGCGAGCGTGGGCATCGGGTCACCAGTATGGAAGGTGTGGGTCGCGGCAGGCAGGCCAGCGGCGATCAGTGCGAACGCGAGCGCGAGCGGCGCGTGGGAAATCAGCCGCGAAGCCGGGGGTATATTGTTCATATATAATTAAATACGATAATTTTTTACGGCAATTGATCGAGGGGGAGGCGGGCTTTCAGGCCGCCGGGCGGACGGAGTTGTTGGTTGTGTTCGAGGAGGGCGGCATGGCCGATGCGGTTGATCACTTCGTTTGTTTTCCCGCAGCCGCCGCCTTGCTCTTCGCGCGGATTTTTTCGCGCTGGATTTTTTTCTGCTCCGGGGTGAAGAGGCCGGAGAGTTCTTGATTAAAACCCTTGTTGATGCGGTTGATTTTTTCGTTTTTGGCCGCTTGGTGGAGCGAGGTGTCGGACTGCGCGGCGGCAATGTCGGCGGATTGTTTTTCGAGGAGCGCCTGAATTTGTTTTTTCTGGCCGGCGGAGAGCGAATAATCGCGATCCAATTCCTCCAGCCGCGCGCGGATTTTTTCGGCGAATGGAGGCTCCGGGCTGCCGGAGGGCAGCCGGTCGAGGGGGATGGCGGCGTTCAGGCCACCGAGCAGGTGGAGCTGTTTTTTGTATTCGATGAGGGAGATATAATCTATGCGGTGATTGTTCTTCGGGGCGCGGGCGACGACGAGCGGCTTGCTCCAAGTGGCGCCTTCGTCGCGGGAGGTGGCGAGGACGAGTTCGCGGCGCTGCCAGCTCGCGAGGGCGAGGGAGCGCTGGCCGGAATCCGCACCGCCTTGCATGGGCGGGACCCAGCCCTCGGAATCCTGCCAGGGATTCCAGACGAGCACGAGGCGTCCGTCGGAAAGGCGCAGGATGGCGGCGGGCGAGGAGCTGGCGCGGACCGGGGTCGGACGCAGGGGTGTCCAAGTGAGTCCGTCGTCGGTGGAGCGGGATTCCCAAAGGGTGCCGAGATTGGTGCGGAAGAGAATCCAGACGGCGCCGGCGGGGTCGCGCAGTTGTATCATCACCGGCTCGACGAGGCCGTCGTGGTTTCCGTTGGAGTTGGGAAGGTCGAAGCGGGCGGGGAGCTCGCGCCAGGTGCGCCCGTCATCGGTGGAGCGGAGCACGGCGACGGTGTGGCGGCCGGGTTTGGGCGTGCGGTATTGGGCGAGAAGGAGCAGGGTTTTGCGCGGGGTTTCAACGATGTTGCGCGGCGGGAAACCGATGGTGAGCGCGGGGTCGGAAATCATGGCGGGCGACGACCAGGTTTTGCCCTCGTCGGTGGAGCGGGTGGCGAAAAGCTGCCCGCCGGTCAGGCGCGGGTTGTAGTCGCGGGTTGTCTTGTCCCAGAATTCGCCGAGTTTTTCCGGGGTGTGGGGCGCGCGGAGGATGACAATCCACGCGCCGGCGGAGGTGACGCCGATGCGGACAATGCGCAGCGCGGGCCGGAAGCCGGGGGCGACGGGGATGACGGTCGGGAAGGTCTTCATGCCGTCGGTGGAGACGAGGAGGTCGCTTCCCGCCGAGGCGGCGAGGATGCGCCCGTCAGGGAGGGCGTAATGGCAAAGACCGCGCGGGGACGGGCGGAGCGGGACGAAGCCGTTGCCGGGGATGAGGTGGTCGGCGGAGTTGAAGGACTCGGCCGCGCCGGCGGCAAGCGCGAGGAAAAGCAGGAGAAGTGCGTATATTTGTTTCACGGCGGGGAAAGGGGGATGTGTCGGCAGGAACGCACACCCGGTGCCGACGGAAAAGGAGGGCCTGTCGGTTTCCCAAGGATACCAATGAAACTCCGTATCCGGACCAAAACCAAAATGTATAATAATATCAGCAATGATATAAATCTTCCGGCATTCGGCATCATGCGCCCCGGCGGCGGCGGATTAGGGCATTTTTCGTCCCCCGCTATTTTGAATGTCAGATTGGAAGAAACATCAGGCCTCTTCGGGGAATCATGATGCACAGAATATTCCGATCCGCACCGGTTTGAGCGGCACGGGCGACCCGCCCGTGGGTTTAGCGACGCGGTGGCGCCGCCCACGGACAGGTCGCCCGTGCCGCTCAAGCCACGCTTCCGTCCGGCATCGAAAGCAGTGGATAATCTGCGCTTGCGAAGCCCCGCACGGCGAAAAGCCGCGACGTCCCCGGTTTTCCCGCCGCTGTCACCGGCTCGTGTTATTCGACGAGGGTTTTATATATGCAGAGGTGGCGGTAGGTTTGGCCGGGGCGGAGGATGGTGGAGGGGAATGCCGGCTGGTTGGGGCTGTCGGGGTAGTGTTGCGTTTCGAGGCAGAAAGCGGTGCGGTGGGCGTAGGTTTTGCCGTGTTTGCCTTTAAAAGTGTCGTTCAGAAAGTTGCCGCCGTAGAACTGGATGGCGGGCTGGTCGGTGCGGACTTCGAGGACGCGGCCGCTGGCGGGTTCAACGGCGCGGGCGGCGAGGTAGAGCTTGCCGGTGCCGGCGTCGGTGGCGGGGCGGTCGAGGATCCAGTTGTGGTCGTAGCCGGCGCCGTTTTTGAGTTGGGTGAAGTCGGCGTTGATGCGGGCGCCGATGGGGACGGGCGCGCGGAAGTCCATGGGCGTTCCTTCGACGGCGGGGAGTTCGCCGGTGGGGATGAGGTCGGGGGCGACGGGAGTGTAGTGGCTGGCGTGGAGGGTGAGGAGATGGTCGTTGATGGTGCGGAGGCGGTCGCCATCGGTGCCGTCGCGGGTGCCGTGGAGGTTGAAGAAGGAGTGGTGAGTGAGGTTGACGGGGGTGGGTTTGTCGGTGGTGGCTTCGTAGGTGATTTTGAGTTCGTTGTCGTCGGTCAACGTGTAGACCATTTTGACTTGGAGGTTGCCGGGGAAGCCCTGGTCGCCGTCTTGCGAGAGGTGGGTGAACTCGAGGGTGCGGTGGTCGGGTTGCCTGGTGTCCCAGACGAATGACTGGAAGCCGCGCGGGCCGCCGTGAAGGGCGTTTTCGCCGTTGTTGGCAGGGATGGCGTAGTGCGCTCCGTCGAGGGTGAATCTGCCTTTGGCGATGCGGTTGCCGTAGCGGCCGATGGCGGCGCCGAAGTAGGGTTCGGCAGAGGCGACGTAGCCTTGGACGTTATCGTAGCCGAGGACGATGTCGTCGAATTTCCCGGCGCGGTCGGGGGTGAGCCAGGAAACGACGCGGGCACCATAACTTGTCACGGCGATCTCGACGCCGTTTTTGTTCGTGAGGACGTAGAGATCGGATTTTTTCCCGTCAATTTCCTGCTGGAAGTCGGTACGGAGCAGGCCGGATTTGGTGATGGGGATGACGGTATGTTCGATTTTGATGCAGGCGGTCATGGCAAACAGGAGGGAGATGGCCAGCAAGGCCGGGATGGTTGTTGTTTTCATAGCGAGAAGGACATGGGGGACGGAAGGATCTAAAAATACATTTTTGAACAGAAGGAAACAAAGAAGAACCAAGAAGACATCTTGTATAGTCCTCTTGGTTCCCTTCGGTTTCTTCCGTTCAAGATAATGGTTG
This genomic stretch from Termitidicoccus mucosus harbors:
- a CDS encoding autotransporter outer membrane beta-barrel domain-containing protein produces the protein MNNIPPASRLISHAPLALAFALIAAGLPAATHTFHTGDPMPTLAAGDTVRISGSAGLIALPGAGIGGAPTSLTVNEWAVTPLSFNFAVNDVTFEQEDKVADSWAVIDNAGWSSDTTNIRPLRLTAVAASNNRILTLDHLIVTGGNSTTRGGGAYVAGNATTFLRINGDAVFHANTIRASNGSGVGTDGASLTFGGTVIFSANTAGLYPVSGTWAAATAANGNGAGLGSTAGAVTSKIIFEKPVFFLSNTAGGGGGAIFLNAGHSLTFESDATFAGNRGRLRSGGAIYLDAAAGTAGTLLFKGNTLFSENISGTSTHGGAIYTPDQASVIFDGGPGATYRFEKNVASANGGAIASGTIKILSGTFIATSNLNTNHHDTNSTGGAIRATGLLEINTPFLFDSNMIGGGGGGSGWGAAIYGTGDIRINATGTFTGNIATSAGAAIYHNKAGGAVTITAATGGIAFLDNITQGTGGGAIQFAQNSAFSLAATGGDILFEGNRRQAVINRDAVLATGGTAWAALTVTSTGNAQAVYFAASTTSTLNLEAAENRAIRFHDPIGAGAGAILNVYKTGAGAVIFDTHESAVPNANVSVYEGSFQLSNDAVFGSSTTQGSVLVKNGAALAGAGTIRTGTLTLETGALLKAAGGNLRIEADVRNFAAGFVLAGSGTITTGAPSLGVTNITPGDGTAAQDLTLADSVTLDDSAVINLYLYDGDAGDGYDLSDRVNFSGTFAGAGHTINLKSLQSGTFNLGSIGDFLPHLAVTLNGSSDLGGRQTAVLSATNGSLILYAGADYSRVLTWTGASGARWDISAQSWTDFDSVSLYAGGDRVVFSGTADTPAARSVEIQGGGVNVSDMWIRGAENYAFTGSGGIAARSSFEVKIGGSSAVANAAGRLVMAGSGTLSFENTGANVFAGGIDIHGGVLVFNNAAQLGTEGAPITFRQGGGGVLKSAVNAATALAGTFVVEADTVGIIDTGAYDMTLSGTLAGPGALQKNGAGTLVLAGGGKTIAEIRVSAGTLQGDTTSLTSRIANDTGVVLAQASAGLFTGTITGAGEVRKTGAGVVTFADAAITAGAFTLAQGGAILAEGAPVRADTFVVAQGATLSATGAGITVQPRLAALAFTNHGTLKIGRAAGADTYGALTIAGDYTAGAGSAVELTIGRNYAVPGTGVADRLVITGTLAGALDVNFHQTSLLAANTDFATLVPVAAGAFAADVAITSNPVSLDDGTAAWLRYDPATGIGWETYVAPEVPALLGVDAASLLVGRAALDALGARLQSSRAGAIAGARGFSLWLNGFHAADKLTAARALYEGAHHTATGAAAGAEWTYSTAAGTATHGFFVDFATSDLDQDTARVKTGTASESRGFGAYLSHRPGRWYFNALLRLSNDDYDINVPGKPRFSTSGDGWAGSFESGVTFLDAGGFLNWEPQLQITYQTRDTDGATDAAGFAYDIARAASVEGRFGVRLWHDYKIGSALLRPFLRASFAYEFDGATEVKVAGSDAVYKNTLRGRREIFDLGADLRLGRHFGAGASASIYTGESTQGAAFDLNISYLW
- a CDS encoding exo-alpha-sialidase — protein: MKQIYALLLLFLALAAGAAESFNSADHLIPGNGFVPLRPSPRGLCHYALPDGRILAASAGSDLLVSTDGMKTFPTVIPVAPGFRPALRIVRIGVTSAGAWIVILRAPHTPEKLGEFWDKTTRDYNPRLTGGQLFATRSTDEGKTWSSPAMISDPALTIGFPPRNIVETPRKTLLLLAQYRTPKPGRHTVAVLRSTDDGRTWRELPARFDLPNSNGNHDGLVEPVMIQLRDPAGAVWILFRTNLGTLWESRSTDDGLTWTPLRPTPVRASSSPAAILRLSDGRLVLVWNPWQDSEGWVPPMQGGADSGQRSLALASWQRRELVLATSRDEGATWSKPLVVARAPKNNHRIDYISLIEYKKQLHLLGGLNAAIPLDRLPSGSPEPPFAEKIRARLEELDRDYSLSAGQKKQIQALLEKQSADIAAAQSDTSLHQAAKNEKINRINKGFNQELSGLFTPEQKKIQREKIRAKSKAAAAGKQTK
- a CDS encoding aldose epimerase family protein, with the translated sequence MKTTTIPALLAISLLFAMTACIKIEHTVIPITKSGLLRTDFQQEIDGKKSDLYVLTNKNGVEIAVTSYGARVVSWLTPDRAGKFDDIVLGYDNVQGYVASAEPYFGAAIGRYGNRIAKGRFTLDGAHYAIPANNGENALHGGPRGFQSFVWDTRQPDHRTLEFTHLSQDGDQGFPGNLQVKMVYTLTDDNELKITYEATTDKPTPVNLTHHSFFNLHGTRDGTDGDRLRTINDHLLTLHASHYTPVAPDLIPTGELPAVEGTPMDFRAPVPIGARINADFTQLKNGAGYDHNWILDRPATDAGTGKLYLAARAVEPASGRVLEVRTDQPAIQFYGGNFLNDTFKGKHGKTYAHRTAFCLETQHYPDSPNQPAFPSTILRPGQTYRHLCIYKTLVE